The segment tatatatatatatatatatatatatatatatataggttcaggttcatttgagaccattctaattttatgagaccgtgagaccaaatctaaaaataattttaaaatccaaaataaatggaaaaatccaaaaattctttttttaaatgttattttcggaacttgaattaactaaaaaaaatataaaaaaaataaaaaaataaaaaaaaaatccgtttttttttttgaaaaatacgtgaaatattctaaatagaatatttcactgacatattctaaaaaataattttaaaatgcaaaataaatggaaaaatctaaaaattctttttttaaatattattttcggaacttgaattaactaaaaaaaattaaaaaaaataaaaaaaaaattctattttttttgaaaaatacgtggaatattctaaatagaatattacactgtacatattctaaaaataattttaaaatgcaaaataaatggaaaaatcaaaaaattctttttttaaatattattttcggaacatgaattaactaaaaaaaataaaaaaaaataaacaaatgcgtctcacggtctcacaaaatataagtggtctcaaatgaacctaaccctatatatatatatatatatatatatatatatatatatatatatatatatatatatatatatatatatatatatactagtcgttTATCCGCGCCAAGCGATGGGTGCAAATAGTTTTTCATAAATTATTTTCTACATTTGTTTACCTTACACTTGTAATCTATGCAGTCTACTCTCTCGGCACTATTAGTTTTATTTCGGCGAATATTTTCGTTTTAGTGATTAAAGCTTGCGTTGGGGATTGATTATGTGAATAGCTTATATGCATTATTGTGATAGCCATGCAATAGAGAGTGATAGACAAATGATTAAAGGAATTGCAACATATGTAATGGAGGTACATATGAATCCGAAAATAAGATAGACAATTAATAGTTTTGTTCGGTGAATAGTTGCATGCCAGGAAATAGTTTGCTTTCatcatttattgtttttttttcttttttagaaatatgttgttttttttggaaaacattCAATGTGAtgtattgtttcaattttgatcGAAAATATATGGTGATTATTTATATTTCTCGTATTTTTTATTTcataattttatgtttttataatctCATTGAAAAAAATGGTTGGACTTGAATTTCTCTTATAAattgatatataataaaaatataatattttatcaagaaatgttaCTATTTTTTAAATTTCATGTGTAAATTGAGTTATATAACTTAAATGGTAATATTAAATCCATTGTCATGTTTAATGATACATAATTTCTAAATTGTATGTGTAAAGTAAAAAATGCAAATATACATATTCCCATTTATTATTTTACATTCATGTTTCCAAGTCAAAATTTGAGGACTATGAAACATATTTATGTTTTCATTATATGAAGATATTTCATAGACATTTTGTTTTAACTCTATAAACTGGAAGCCATGCTTTGTCATtcttattagaaaaaaaaattgtatttatcTATTTGTTTCAATTTAAAAGCTATGCTAATTAGATATGACTAATCGATGAACGATTGTGATCCTATTACATACGTGATTATAATGTATAAGTAATAAACTAACGTATACatcaaatatttaaaaaaaaatactttcaCAAATAACACGTATTACTAACAATACTTAATAAACAAAACATGAAAACAAAAAATCAATATAAAACAAAATGCTCACATTATCTTTTTCTGTTACATTCAGTGACAACTTACCCAAAAgaaacatgattttgacaatgtTCTATTCTCTTCTTCCAATATAATTTAATATTGAGTAATAAACaacaaaaacacacataaaatgaaaagaaaattaaATACATTATTGTTATATCACATATCTACACAATGATTAATAGGAAACCTGACCCCAACAACAGTTAAGTAAAAGAATATTAGACCTCGTTTAACCAACTAATAGAGAAACCAATTCCACCCGATGTTCCATTTGCAAGGGATCTATTTTCCATAGGAAATTTTTATGGTCTATGTTCAACCAATCAACCTAAAAAGTGAAAATGCACGGTATATGATTAAGCTGAAAAGTCAAAAGCCAAAGGTTAAATTCAATAATTAATATCACTTTCATTAGTTTTATCATTATAGCGCCCTACTTTTATTTCTTGTTATTGCAACCGTTTAGAAGATCTAGCCACACGTAACTTCATCCATATACAAAACATTTAGTGATGCTATatttgggtagatttttcaaagtataatgtccaAATAAGAAAAGAACTAAAACTACAATGTTAATGCTAAGTAGATTCTTTTACATGTGTAGTGTAAATAAGAAAAGAATTGAGAGTACATGTTATTTTGACCTAAAATGTTGGTGTTTTTATCCACAATGTGGAAGCATGACAGTCTTTTAATCCAAAGTACATGCTCTTAAATATTTAAAGGAAGTACCAAGTTTATTAGGAAATACCTTGTAGCTGATGTAAGAAATACATTGATCCAAAATTTCTTGTAGCCAAGAAAACATCGGTTTTAGGTAACTATCCTGCATTGTACCTGTTTATAGTAACATATATCACATGAATAACCTTTAAAATGTACCTTTTTATTATTGTCATGTTAAGAGACTACAAGATTTGCATCATCCTATAAAGAAAAGACCTGATAATTAACAATTTTAAGCCAAGATCAAAATCCATTAATCATGTTTTAGCCGACATGGTTAGATTGTTGGAAGGGTTTATGAGTATCAAGTGTAGATTTTGAAAACAATAATGCTATAATTCACAAGCACCCAAAAATGTAAAAAGATAAATGAGAAGCTCATAACCTGATAACCCTATACCTATATAACAAAAAGCAAATGATAGGATTGTAATAGATAATCTCTTCAATTTTCTAATTGCATATGTACTACAAGTGTTTCTTGATCTAGCAGCCATCCTCGACTCTTTAAAAGAGTACTCTATTAAAAAACAACAAAACATAGAGCTATATTAACATttgtttttgaaataaaaaatgatatatcacaaaatatggattagaatgaaacaaataaccaaaaaaatgccaaaaacaaaccaaaaatatataaaagaatCTCACAATCTTTATGATTCTAGAAAAGTTAAAACACATCCTGTGGAAACTCTATCGATTTACCTTCACTCAGAGAAATTACACCACCACTTAGACCATGCTTTTGTATCGTCTTTTTAAATATTTCTGTAAAAAAGAGCCTGTGACAAATCACAAAAGTCAAAATGAACCAGATCCCAACATCATCTCTTGAACTATAGCATATAAAACTAAGGAAAAACAGTAAAAAATTCCATTCAACCATAACTAacaaattagtttttaatttttcccAAACAAAATACAATTAGTAAGTGCTTCAAACTTAAAATCTGATTTACTTAACCTGAAATTGAAAATAAATGAACAAACAGCTACTTgcacaaaaatgaaaaaaaaaaacccaaatacATCTCATGTTCATCTGTTGACAAAGACCTGTTTCAAGATCGACGTATGTGTGTTTCACACAGACACTCGCAATGTAGAATAACCTGATAAGAAAATACCAATTATCACATAAAAATaagaaaactataaaaaaaatagaaataaagaGAAACATTAGAGTGGGTTGTTTCTACCTACATAGAAAACAGAACTCACAAAAACCCTAGATGAAGAAGAAAGCCTAGGAATAGAAAGGATGATGAAGAAAGCGCATCTTTTTTGTAAGGTTATATTGAAAAGCCTGCAAAAAACATATGAGCATACGTAAACAACATTACATTTTAGTTATATCAACACATTTAATCAAAATTGTTAAATCCTATGGAGCCTAATAAGAAAGACAATCCTACATATCAGAGTCTACAATATAAATCATACATTCAAATATAGGAAAGCTATATTACCTTCAGTCAAAGCTAAAGAACcagatataaaaataaaaatcgaaGCTATATTACCAATATTCAAAAATCCAAATAAAAGGTTAGGGCTCTTCGTTTTTAGCACATCAATGGTGTGGAGATAAGGATGTAATCGATGGTGAAAGTGTTTGTGGAGACATCAATTTTGAGACATTAGATGCACGCCTTAATCACCGCCAACCACAATCCTCCACTACTGAAAATCGCAATCTATTACAGCCTCCTTAAACTACCGATGTCACCTCCGTGAACCTCACTTTCCAGCCGATGAACACCGTAGCACCATCGAGAACCAAAACCATAACCTTTATCAGACCAACAAAGAAGAAAATAAGAAGAAGTAGG is part of the Lactuca sativa cultivar Salinas chromosome 7, Lsat_Salinas_v11, whole genome shotgun sequence genome and harbors:
- the LOC111891011 gene encoding uncharacterized protein LOC111891011 isoform X1 yields the protein MVEWNFLLFFLSFICYSSRDDVGIWFILTFVICHRLFFTEIFKKTIQKHGLSGGVISLSEEYSFKESRMAARSRNTCSTYAIRKLKRLSITILSFAFCYIGIGLSGTMQDSYLKPMFSWLQEILDQCISYISYKVDWLNIDHKNFLWKIDPLQMEHRVELVSLLVG
- the LOC111891011 gene encoding uncharacterized protein LOC111891011 isoform X2: MVEWNFLLFFLSFICYSSRDDVGIWFILTFVICHRLFFTEIFKKTIQKHGLSGGVISLSEEYSFKESRMAARSRNTCSTYAIRKLKRLSITILSFAFCYIGTMQDSYLKPMFSWLQEILDQCISYISYKVDWLNIDHKNFLWKIDPLQMEHRVELVSLLVG